The nucleotide sequence gcagggatgctggagcctatcccagcggtcattgggcagcaggcggggagacaccctggacaggccgccggtccatcacagggcccacacacacaaacacacacacacctagggacaatttagtacagccaattcacctgacctacatctctttggactgtgggacaaaactggagcacccagaggaaacccgcgcagacacggggagaacatgcaaactccacacagaggacgacccgggacgacccccaaggttggctgGCTATATATATGCACATGCCACCTCATTTTCTGTTAACAGGACTCATTTTCATTGTAAGATGGCTTCGTATGAGCAGTTTTTCTGACAAGCATAATGTGAGAAGCCCAAACAATTTATCCAAAGTAAAACTGACCGTGATCATCAACATCGTTACCATTAACTACCTCATGTTCAAATCAAACTCTGTTGACAGTTGTTCAGAGCAAATCCTTTGCAGCTCGCAGACTCTCACCTCCTGCCTCCTCTGCTCCTCCAGAGGCGTGAGCTCCTTCTCAGTCCTCCTTCTTGCCGTCTATGAGCTCCTGCGCCTGCTGGGCCAGTCTTCTCTTTTCGGCCTGTTGTCTCTTCAGTGCTTCCTCCTGTTTTTTGGTCTGGTAGATCTTCACCCCGGCAAAAGCGAGACACAGCAGCAGCGTCTTCAGGGCCAGGATATACAAGAGCACCGGGACGTTGTCCAAAGCCTTGAGACGGACAGAGCACAAGCACACAAcaaatgatggtgtgtgtgtgtgtgtgtgtgtgtgtgtgtggttaaatTAGTGTAACTTGGATTTAAGAGCAAATAACTTAGTTGAATTCATGTACAAGAGGAGGGAGTCAATTCagtgacagaccccccccccccccactcaccccaCCTCACACACGTGTCTGTGACAGCTGCGTAGACAGTGAGAGGTGGGAGTTAATTTTGTACATACGAGAAAGAaccagaaagggagagagagagagagagagagagagagagagagagagagagagagagagagagagagagagagagagagcgagagagagaagcagctgCAAGCCATGCGTATCCGAGTCTAGTTCCTGTGTCATGCACACACAGAATAAAAGTTTTTCACTCTTTATTTAACACGCCAACCTGAATCCAGAATGAAAATGTGGATTTTTAAAGCAACATTAATGTGACAACCGTCTTGGGTCACTATAGCTGACTACTGGTACAGCCTTCCGTCTTTCATAGTCTTGACAGTACCGACGAGAAACTAAGCAACAGGACTAACAGACATTTTAATAATAGTTCTTATTTGTCAAACGATGGAACACAGGTTAGTTAGCGGCTTCATGTGCATGCAAATAGTATCTTCCTCAGACGCCTTGCCGGCGAACAAAAACTAGACGCGACAGAGAAAACCTACGAAAAGTCCATTACGTATAAATGAGAAAATATGGGATAGCGGATTTAACTTTTATTTTAGCTCAGCTACCTTCCAGTTGACCATCGCTGCAGTGTGGGGACGTCTTCAGCTCCTCGCAGAGCGACTAAAGACAGTAAGAGCGACACGGTTCTCAAAGAGGCGGGACTTGTCAGAGCCGCGACCAATAGAGACGCACGCTTTTGTTAACGACTTAAAGTGTAGCCAACCAGAAGCAGCATAGGGGGGGTGGGTcttggaagggggaaaaaaacgagtTTGGTGAAGCCACGAACGGAAGTGAAATGTAGAGGGCCGTAATTCCTGTTTctcccaaatgtaaaaatgttttCTTAAAACATACCTGATCATCAGCATATTAAACTTAGATGTAAATTAGCCCATTAAAGTGTCATAACTGTACATATCAAATTATGAGCCTAATGCTGTTAAGCCATgctcagcaaaaaaacaaaatcaaacaaaaaacattttgattAACCAACAGTTAATCAAAAATAGTAATGAGATTATGTTGGTACAAAAAATAAACTTTTAAGCGTTTGCCGAACATGCTAACTTTTTGTGGCAcaacaaaaaatgaaaaatatatACTGGCAACTGTAGGTGAGAGATGTGGGTCAGATTTGTGTAATATACAGACTGAGGCAAATAAATCAATTGCAAACTGTATAGATGTGATATATAAAATGTGACAGATTTTATCAAGGTAACCTTTGCCCACTAAAGAGGAAAAGCATGCATACATTAAGCATCACTAATCCTTTCAATCTCTTATAATATACAtgtcaaggtttttttttaattgtgtatCTTTTATTCCTTCGCTTTTTTGCTAGTTTATCCTGATTCCTGTCTAATCTCGCATGTTTAGCCCTCCTTTTAGCTATTTTGTGATCTTTGGTCACTTTGGACATTTATAAAAGCACTTTGTGAACTTGTTTTGACAAGTCCCAAACAAATAAAggggtgttattatttattatcgtGGAAGTGATTCTAAAATAAAGATGTAAAACAAGtggtgtccaaccctgctcctggagagctagcTACCCTCcagctggttttcactccaaccctgatttcaCACATCTAATTCAATTAATGAAGGTTTTGGTCAGCAGGTAATTTGGAGAACCGGGTGTGTTAAATTGGGGTTGGGGTGAAAAACGGTGGGACGGTCGCTCCCCGGGAGCAGCGTTGGGCACCCCTGATGTAAAACCACGATCCGTGAGTACGCAGTCCTCCTGTCCGCTGGGAGGCGCTCCAATCTTTCACGAATCAAAAGTGTAAAAACTGTGTTCGCTATCGACTCTGGTGCATCACTGGGTAGCCCGTCTTTTCTCAAAAGCCGCCCTGAATTTTATATTTTAAGAGAATAAAGAGAGCAAGGTGGGGAGTGTATCGCAGCGTTTCAGAGGATGTTGGCTACCGGAGCAGTAAGTGGACGAGCTTGTTAACCTTTACCGCAACATTTTCTTGCAGGTAGTAACTATAGCGTAGCTAGTAAGCTAATAGCGTTAGCCATTGCGACGCTAATAACAGCCTTAAGTTG is from Lampris incognitus isolate fLamInc1 chromosome 21, fLamInc1.hap2, whole genome shotgun sequence and encodes:
- the LOC130131684 gene encoding small integral membrane protein 11-like, translated to MVNWKALDNVPVLLYILALKTLLLCLAFAGVKIYQTKKQEEALKRQQAEKRRLAQQAQELIDGKKED